From a region of the Triticum aestivum cultivar Chinese Spring chromosome 7D, IWGSC CS RefSeq v2.1, whole genome shotgun sequence genome:
- the LOC123170538 gene encoding uncharacterized protein encodes MDHPIELEVHDFDDAPRKLLDLMLRLESNKGAKSFFFGGWLGCGVGASAVLKATSELLKSERSDPDMTEHFDKIIHVDCSMWKNRRTMQRAIAEELNLHRLMHMFDKQDEDDDFRGIDVSSRVEIPSIGREINASLRNERFLLIFHYGGEEDIDLTECGIPNPDFGTYALGLLLWTNYGRFQLSERKEKVNSSPSYFKTIYLCPNEDDHSEQLLYRLLHEEATEVIGYTGMDDIKPSIVLDCFLYSLFLTGLLHKKPISVDYDWDTHACNYWICDDILQGEKSCEVGNALYGVIQLLCNPSKKTKRLAEHFGQRRDLFKRWISISSNQLGEKDISAGPVNASSYFVTFGGDGKLQIPNGLFQLANNLRVLKLCNCSFNFPSPPFICCHNLKFLWLDHCTNTGEEQGGAPCFPNMSVLDIRFTDFALLAYMIELMTNLKEVNTMGVSWRTVSHAWKKLQNLHKLRVTESLDVITVETCSSVDMMNLELLDLSGNIHMESLPEISSAENLKVLILDGCSSLEHVAIEGAPPSLESFSFDGYGPAEKWTHPIELPKRELRPKSYLSIVQEAKVRRISLKGCAQLRNIFFRALPNLEELDLSDTSIETLDLRAMDVPRLKKLFLLGCEQLCSLLWNEGNRSLRVLHVDTRGKTRSTIYHGEQMPSSLEEVMAFIEGRFLLSAIMGLSRITWPDSKIHIHISSKIHNRVNITKSMEDIGPIQEGMVPIGLFLPYSDIVLSKDVVTRSFLVWDRRQLYPLGMHIEIGEGSHHLESINDKEFREGLTQVKSLHVHDNISITVILPAGSRYWNHLEWCHVERCPKLHTLFPCWGKYRGFESLRIFSAVDLPMVHCIWDRVTSYKYYYNFDNLQHIYLHNCPRLVFVHYIRFALYNLETIQIAHCPNLQHIFPLDDKHFPPKRYSSVRFNKLKHIKLYHLHKLEQICDATVMWAPALETVSLRDCWGLRRLPVASRYGPKPVVDCEKDWWDMLEWDNFWDHDPSLFETRHSSYYKNALPRVSVLR; translated from the exons ATGGATCATCCAATAGAACTG GAGGTACATGACTTTGATGACGCCCCGAGAAAGCTGTTGGATCTTATGCTGCGCTTAGAGTCAAATAAAGGAGCTAAGTCATTCTTCTTTGGTGGCTGGCTCGGCTGTGGTGTTGGAGCCTCTGCTGTTCTCAAAGCCACATCTGAACTCCTGAAATCTGAAAGAAGTGATCCTGACATGACAGAGCATTTTGACAAAATTATCCATGTAGACTGCTCTATGTGGAAAAATAGGAGAACTATGCAGAGGGCAATCGCGGAGGAGTTAAACCTTCACCGTTTGATGCACATGTTTGATAAgcaggatgaggatgatgattttAGAGGTATAGACGTGAGCTCTAGAGTGGAGATACCAAGTATCGGAAGAGAGATCAATGCGTCTCTAAGAAATGAAAGGTTCCTGCTGATTTTTCACTATGGGGGAGAAGAAGATATTGATTTGACAGAGTGTGGCATTCCTAATCCTGATTTTGGAACCTATGCCTTAGGATTACTTTTATGGACCAATTATGGAAGATTTCAGCTCTCGGAGAGAAAAGAGAAGGTAAACTCAAGTCCTTCTTATTTTAAAACAATTTATTTATGTCCCAATGAGGATGACCACTCGGAGCAGCTATTGTATCGTTTATTGCATGAAGAAGCTACTGAAGTGATTGGTTATACTGGCATGGATGATATCAAACCATCAATAGTCTTGGATTGTTTCTTGTATTCACTATTCCTCACAGGGCTACTACATAAAAAACCTATCAGTGTTGACTATGACTGGGATACACATGCTTGCAACTACTGGATATGTGATGACATCCTTCAAGGGGAAAAATCATGTGAGGTTGGCAATGCATTGTATGGAGTGATACAATTGTTGTGCAATCCATCCAAGAAAACAAAAAGATTGGCAGAACATTTCGGTCAACGAAGAGATCTATTTAAGCGTTGgatttcaatctcttccaaccaaCTAGGAGAAAAAGATATCTCAGCTGGTCCTGTCAATGCATCATCATATTTTGTAACATTTGGGGGAGATGGTAAACTACAAATACCAAATGGTCTATTTCAACTAGCCAACAACCTCCGCGTGCTAAAATTGTGCAATTGCAGCTTTAATTTTCCATCCCCTCCTTTCATATGCTGCCACAACCTAAAATTTCTTTGGCTTGACCATTGCACAAACACTGGGGAGGAGCAAGGTGGAGCTCCATGTTTCCCAAACATGTCGGTGCTTGACATACGCTTCACAGATTTTGCCCTGTTGGCCTATATGATAGAGCTAATGACCAATCTCAAGGAGGTAAATACCATGGGCGTCTCTTGGAGAACTGTAAGTCATGCATGGAAAAAGCTACAAAATCTTCACAAGCTCCGGGTGACCGAATCCTTAGATGTGATCACAGTGGAGACATGCTCTTCGGTGGATATGATGAATCTGGAGCTCCTTGACTTGTCAGGTAACATTCATATGGAATCATTGCCAGAAATATCATCAGCGGAAAACTTGAAGGTTCTTATCCTTGATGGTTGTTCTAGCTTGGAGCATGTTGCAATCGAAGGAGCCCCTCCATCACTCGAGAGTTTTAGCTTTGATGGTTATGGCCCGGCAGAGAAATGGACACATCCCATAGAACTGCCAAAAAGGGAACTGCGTCCCAAGTCTTATCTTTCTATAGTTCAAGAAGCCAAGGTGAGAAGGATCTCCCTAAAGGGTTGTGCTCAATTGCGCAACATTTTCTTTCGTGCATTGCCCAATCTTGAGGAGCTGGACCTCTCTGACACATCCATTGAAACTCTTGATCTCCGTGCAATGGATGTCCCACGGCTCAAGAAGCTATTCTTGCTAGGTTGTGAGCAACTCTGTAGCCTACTTTGGAATGAAGGAAACCGTTCATTGAGAGTTCTACATGTAGACACTCGGGGGAAGACTAGATCAACGATCTACCATGGAGAACAGATGCCCTCTTCCCTGGAGGAAGTTATGGCTTTTATAGAGGGAAGGTTCCTTTTGTCCGCCATAATGGGACTCTCTCGGATTACTTGGCCTGACTCCAAGATACACATCCATATATCTTCTAAGATCCATAACCGGGTCAACATCACCAAAAGTATGGAGGACATTGGGCCTATCCAAGAGGGTATGGTTCCTATAGGGCTCTTCTTACCTTATAGTGATATTGTCCTTAGCAAGGATGTTGTCACGCGCTCGTTCTTGGTATGGGACAGACGACAACTTTATCCTTTGGGCATGCATATCGAGATTGGTGAAGGGAGCCACCACTTAGAGAGTATAAATGATAAAGAATTTCGCGAAGGTTTGACTCAAGTTAAATCATTGCATGTGCATGACAATATATCAATCACAGTTATCCTTCCGGCGGGATCAAGATATTGGAACCATCTAGAATGGTGCCATGTTGAGAGGTGCCCCAAGCTGCACACTTTATTCCCTTGTTGGGGTAAATATAGGGGCTTTGAGTCACTAAGGATATTTTCTGCAGTTGATCTCCCGATGGTCCATTGCATCTGGGATAGAGTCACTTCATATAAGTACTACTACAACTTTGATAACTTACAACACATATACTTGCATAACTGTCCTAGGCTGGTGTTCGTCCACTATATTCGCTTCGCATTGTATAATTTGGAGACCATTCAGATTGCGCACTGCCCTAATCTCCAACATATTTTCCCACTGGACGACAAACATTTCCCTCCAAAGAGATATTCTAGTGTCAGATTCAACAAGCTGAAGCACATCAAGCTATACCATCTGCACAAGCTAGAACAGATATGTGATGCCACAGTTATGTGGGCTCCGGCGTTGGAGACGGTCAGCCTCAGGGACTGTTGGGGCCTGAGGCGGCTACCAGTGGCATCACGTTATGGTCCTAAGCCGGTGGTGGATTGTGAGAAGGACTGGTGGGACATGCTCGAATGGGACAACTTTTGGGATCATGACCCGTCGCTCTTCGAAACACGCCACTCGTCCTACTACAAGAATGCCCTCCCGAGAGTCTCTGTTCTAAG GTAA
- the LOC123166537 gene encoding F-box/kelch-repeat protein SKIP11-like, giving the protein MNTPRYFFGSASVGEKAYVAGGVDSSFQALSCAEMYDSETHTWTPLPSMNRARRKCSGAFMDGKFYVIGGISSRRELLTCGEEYDLNRRSWRVIHNMSQGLNQTYLGAPLLLAVVKNELYAADYSENNGLKQYDKMDNKWITLGKLPVLSTKEGWDMGFRACGDRLIVIGRPNNSSDEKVVELHSWTPDGQPPLWNLVATRPFLGGFFKCAVMGC; this is encoded by the coding sequence ATGAACACCCCACGGTACTTCTTTGGGTCAGCAAGTGTCGGTGAAAAGGCATATGTCGCGGGAGGCGTCGATTCTTCGTTTCAGGCATTGAGCTGCGCAGAGATGTATGACTCGGAGACACATACTTGGACACCCCTTCCCAGCATGAATAGGGCTAGGAGAAAATGTTCTGGTGCGTTCATGGACGGCAAGTTCTATGTGATCGGTGGTATTAGCAGTAGAAGGGAGCTATTGACATGTGGTGAGGAGTATGACTTGAACCGGCGGTCATGGAGGGTCATCCACAACATGTCTCAGGGGCTCAACCAGACATACCTGGGAGCTCCTCTGCTCCTTGCAGTTGTGAAGAATGAGCTTTATGCTGCAGATTACAGTGAGAATAATGGTTTGAAGCAGTATGATAAGATGGACAACAAGTGGATCACTCTTGGAAAATTGCCTGTACTGTCTACAAAAGAAGGCTGGGACATGGGTTTCCGAGCGTGTGGTGACCGGCTGATTGTTATTGGGCGTCCAAACAATTCTAGTGACGAAAAGGTGGTTGAGCTTCATTCATGGACCCCGGATGGGCAACCACCTCTGTGGAATTTGGTTGCCACACGGCCATTCTTGGGCGGATTTTTTAAATGCGCGGTGATGGGTTGCTGA